The proteins below come from a single Nitrosospira sp. Is2 genomic window:
- a CDS encoding ATP-dependent DNA helicase, with protein MPDIDSFFSPEGPLARTVSGYSPRAQQLEMARAIAETIAANSVLVAEAGTGTGKTFAYLVPALLGGGKVIISTGTKTLQDQLFNRDIPTVRAALKAPVTVALLKGRANYVCHYHLERTVQEGRPSLASREEVKYLKLIERYAKVSKSGDKSGLSEVPENAGIWQQVTSTRDNCLGSECPHHKECFVMEARKQALAADVVVVNHHLFFADVMLRDEGLAELLPACNTVIFDEAHQLPETASLFFGETVSTSQLLELARDTEAEALRGAKDFAPLPPAIAAMEKAARDFRLTVEGENTRMPLAATMKNPKFGIALDELLQKLDAMTEMLESQAQRSEGLDNCWQRTREIGASIKRWRNEAEAEGFVRWVEVFSQALQLNATPLSIAEIFNKQLSGSPRAWVFTSATLSVKGDFSHYTSEMGLNAELVAARSACWESPFDFANQALLYVPAGLPDPNSPKYTEEVVKAALPVLKASRGRAFLLCTSLRSMTRAHELLLEAFKAEQLDYPVLLQGQGSRSHMLERFRNTANAVLIGSQSFWEGVDVRGEALSLVVIDKLPFAPPDDPVLAARIDKINKEGRNAFMEYQLPRAVINLKQGAGRLIRDESDRGVLMICDPRLITKPYGRKIWQSLPPMKRTRVLGDVESFFAKR; from the coding sequence ATGCCCGATATCGATTCGTTCTTTTCACCCGAGGGCCCGCTGGCGCGGACAGTGTCCGGGTACAGTCCGCGCGCGCAGCAGCTGGAGATGGCGCGGGCAATTGCTGAAACCATCGCGGCAAACTCCGTCCTGGTGGCCGAAGCGGGTACCGGCACGGGTAAAACCTTTGCCTATCTGGTTCCGGCTTTGCTCGGCGGTGGCAAAGTAATCATCTCCACCGGCACCAAGACCTTGCAGGATCAACTTTTCAATCGCGATATTCCGACCGTGCGCGCTGCGCTCAAGGCGCCGGTCACCGTGGCGTTGCTGAAAGGGCGGGCGAATTACGTTTGCCATTATCACCTGGAGCGCACCGTGCAGGAGGGGCGGCCCAGTCTTGCCAGCCGCGAAGAGGTGAAATATCTCAAGCTCATCGAGCGCTACGCAAAGGTCAGCAAAAGCGGCGACAAGAGCGGCCTGAGCGAGGTGCCGGAAAATGCCGGTATCTGGCAGCAGGTGACTTCCACCCGCGACAATTGTCTCGGTTCCGAATGCCCTCATCACAAGGAGTGTTTTGTCATGGAGGCCCGCAAGCAGGCGCTGGCGGCGGATGTGGTGGTCGTCAACCATCACCTCTTTTTCGCCGACGTCATGCTGCGCGACGAGGGTCTCGCCGAACTGCTCCCCGCATGCAACACGGTCATTTTCGATGAAGCCCACCAGCTGCCGGAAACCGCCAGCCTGTTTTTCGGCGAAACGGTCAGCACCAGCCAATTGCTGGAACTGGCGCGCGACACGGAGGCTGAAGCATTGCGGGGGGCGAAGGATTTTGCCCCCCTGCCCCCGGCCATCGCGGCGATGGAGAAAGCCGCGCGTGACTTCCGTCTGACGGTGGAGGGCGAGAATACCCGCATGCCGCTGGCGGCGACAATGAAAAATCCGAAATTCGGCATTGCTCTCGATGAGCTGCTGCAAAAACTTGATGCGATGACAGAGATGCTGGAAAGCCAGGCACAACGCTCGGAAGGCCTGGATAACTGTTGGCAGCGGACGCGCGAAATCGGCGCCAGCATAAAGCGATGGCGTAATGAGGCCGAGGCCGAGGGGTTCGTTCGCTGGGTGGAGGTGTTCAGTCAGGCCCTGCAACTCAACGCGACGCCGCTTTCCATCGCTGAAATTTTCAACAAGCAGTTAAGCGGGTCCCCGCGCGCATGGGTATTCACCTCGGCGACACTGTCAGTGAAAGGCGATTTTTCACACTATACCAGCGAGATGGGCTTGAACGCTGAGTTGGTGGCGGCGCGGTCGGCCTGCTGGGAAAGCCCGTTTGATTTCGCCAATCAGGCTTTGCTCTATGTCCCAGCCGGCCTCCCGGATCCCAACAGCCCGAAATATACGGAAGAGGTGGTGAAGGCGGCGTTGCCGGTATTGAAGGCCAGCCGTGGACGCGCATTCTTGCTGTGCACCAGCCTGCGGTCGATGACGCGCGCACACGAGCTGCTGCTGGAAGCATTCAAGGCGGAACAGCTCGACTATCCGGTATTGCTGCAAGGCCAGGGCTCGCGTTCCCACATGCTGGAGCGTTTTCGCAACACGGCCAACGCGGTACTAATCGGTAGCCAGTCCTTCTGGGAGGGGGTGGACGTGCGCGGCGAAGCCTTGTCCCTGGTGGTGATCGACAAGCTTCCCTTCGCCCCGCCCGATGACCCGGTGCTGGCGGCCCGTATTGATAAAATCAACAAGGAGGGCCGCAACGCCTTCATGGAGTATCAATTGCCGCGCGCGGTTATCAACCTGAAGCAGGGAGCGGGAAGATTGATCCGCGACGAGAGTGATCGTGGCGTGCTGATGATCTGCGATCCGCGCCTCATTACCAAACCCTACGGCAGGAAGATCTGGCAAAGCCTGCCGCCCATGAAGCGTACGCGTGTGCTCGGCGACGTGGAGTCATTTTTCGCCAAACGCTGA
- a CDS encoding S8 family peptidase — protein sequence MVPTQLIRLSALMERTSGGTEISIGLIDGPVFTQHSELAAAHMRKIAAPNQASCTRNQSMACLHGTFIAGILSAKRTSPAPAICPDCTLLVRPIFSEASAGQEHMPAATPGELATAILDCIHAGARVINLSVALAQPSTRGEWMLDQALDQALHRGVLIVAAAGNQGTLGTSPITRHPWVIPVVACDSRGRPLNESNLGGSIGRRGLSAPGDGITSLGSDGNFISLSGTSVAVPFITGAIALLWSQFPSLNAAQIKLALTHCSSTRRASVVPPLLDAEAAYQILLGSRAWQRSA from the coding sequence ATGGTCCCCACGCAACTCATCAGGCTCAGCGCGTTAATGGAACGCACCAGCGGCGGCACCGAGATCAGTATCGGGCTCATCGATGGTCCGGTCTTTACCCAGCATTCCGAATTGGCCGCGGCGCATATGCGCAAGATCGCCGCACCCAACCAGGCGAGCTGCACCCGGAACCAGAGCATGGCCTGCCTGCATGGGACATTCATCGCCGGGATTTTGTCCGCGAAGCGGACATCCCCGGCACCCGCCATTTGTCCTGACTGCACGCTCCTCGTTCGCCCCATCTTCAGCGAGGCCAGTGCCGGACAGGAACACATGCCGGCTGCGACGCCAGGGGAGCTGGCCACAGCAATCCTGGACTGCATCCATGCCGGCGCGCGCGTAATCAATTTGAGCGTGGCCCTGGCACAGCCGTCCACCAGGGGCGAATGGATGCTGGATCAGGCGCTCGATCAAGCGCTTCACCGGGGCGTGCTGATTGTCGCGGCAGCGGGGAACCAGGGCACGTTGGGGACCTCCCCGATAACGCGTCATCCATGGGTGATTCCGGTAGTGGCCTGTGATTCGCGCGGGCGTCCGCTCAACGAATCGAACCTGGGAGGGTCAATTGGCAGGCGTGGGCTGAGCGCACCCGGCGATGGGATCACGAGCCTGGGGTCGGATGGCAACTTCATCAGCCTCTCAGGCACGAGCGTAGCGGTGCCATTTATTACCGGGGCCATTGCGCTGCTGTGGTCGCAATTTCCCTCCCTGAACGCGGCGCAGATCAAACTTGCCCTGACGCACTGCTCCAGTACCCGGCGGGCTTCCGTCGTTCCGCCTCTGCTGGATGCCGAGGCGGCTTACCAGATCCTGCTTGGCTCGCGCGCATGGCAACGTAGCGCGTAA
- a CDS encoding AMP-dependent synthetase/ligase, translating to MAVPIPVTMTLPCTGDQRRRQGRLLVMNARAVAMPEADVISSAAAGTLPGLFALRVQRSPDDPAYRQFDPASGNWQSYTWRETGGLVTAWKTAMAGENLDPGERVAVLLRNSLEWVCFDQAALALGLVVVPLYLSDTADNIAYILEDAGARLLLVGTHGRWKTLAPHCANLTGLEKVLCVQRPEEDAPADSSGKIPVEAVDSWLRRPGGHGRGEPDAQPHHYELDKSRNADPNQLATLVYTSGTTGKPKGVMLSHHNILWNTEAILTAVSGYRDDVYLSLLPLSHMFERTAGYYLPMMAGSSVAYARSLKDLKEDLATIRPRILIGVPQMFDGVQAKARQQVQEKGRLAGLLFDWTLTIGWQQFIATQHRPQKTSLPLWHRLAWPLLRRLVADKMLESLGGRLRIAVSGGGPLGGEVSRYFLALGLPLVQGYGMTEAAPVLTVNRLDDNIPESAGPPLPGVEVRLGDEDELLARSPGVMLGYWHRPEDTRVRIDPEGWLHTGDQARIAEGHVFICGRLKEILVTSSGEKVPPADLEAAILQDALISQAMVVGEGRPHLGAILVLNPGEWEKVAVSLGLHAADPAALASSVVKNYVINRIKAAVRGFPKYARVRAVYLTLEPWSVENGLLTPTLKLKRPEVKKRFADEITRLYGEQAAQ from the coding sequence ATGGCCGTCCCTATTCCCGTCACCATGACGTTACCGTGCACCGGCGACCAACGCAGGCGGCAGGGGAGGCTTCTGGTGATGAACGCGCGAGCGGTTGCCATGCCGGAAGCTGACGTTATCTCGAGCGCCGCGGCGGGTACCCTCCCGGGGCTGTTTGCTTTGCGGGTCCAGCGCTCGCCGGATGATCCGGCTTATCGCCAGTTCGATCCGGCCAGTGGCAACTGGCAGAGCTATACCTGGCGGGAAACGGGTGGGCTGGTGACAGCCTGGAAAACAGCCATGGCCGGGGAGAATCTCGATCCCGGCGAGCGCGTGGCGGTGCTGCTGCGAAACTCGCTCGAATGGGTATGCTTCGATCAGGCCGCCCTGGCGCTTGGCCTTGTCGTCGTGCCGCTCTATCTCTCTGATACCGCGGACAACATCGCCTATATCCTGGAGGACGCCGGTGCAAGGTTGCTCCTGGTGGGAACGCATGGGCGTTGGAAAACGCTGGCTCCCCACTGTGCCAATCTGACCGGATTGGAAAAAGTATTGTGCGTGCAGCGGCCCGAGGAGGATGCTCCAGCGGATTCCAGCGGGAAAATTCCTGTGGAAGCGGTCGACAGCTGGCTGCGACGCCCCGGTGGGCATGGGAGAGGCGAACCCGACGCTCAACCTCATCATTATGAATTGGATAAATCTCGAAACGCCGACCCGAACCAGCTCGCGACGCTTGTTTATACCTCCGGCACAACCGGCAAGCCCAAAGGCGTCATGCTCTCTCACCACAATATATTGTGGAACACCGAGGCGATTCTGACGGCTGTATCCGGTTACCGGGACGATGTTTATCTCTCCCTGCTGCCGCTTTCGCATATGTTTGAGCGTACCGCGGGATATTATCTTCCCATGATGGCGGGGAGCAGCGTGGCGTATGCGCGCTCTCTCAAGGACTTGAAGGAAGACCTGGCCACCATCCGCCCGCGCATACTCATCGGCGTGCCTCAGATGTTTGACGGCGTTCAAGCCAAGGCGCGCCAGCAGGTCCAGGAGAAAGGCAGGCTCGCCGGATTGCTGTTCGACTGGACGTTAACGATCGGCTGGCAGCAGTTTATCGCCACCCAGCACCGGCCACAGAAGACGTCGCTGCCACTATGGCACCGCCTCGCCTGGCCGCTGTTGCGCCGACTGGTCGCGGACAAGATGTTGGAAAGCCTCGGGGGACGGCTACGGATAGCCGTAAGCGGAGGAGGACCCCTGGGCGGCGAGGTTTCCCGATACTTCCTCGCACTTGGACTTCCGCTGGTGCAGGGCTATGGGATGACCGAGGCAGCCCCCGTACTGACCGTCAACCGCCTTGATGATAATATTCCAGAGTCCGCGGGCCCGCCATTGCCTGGCGTTGAAGTCCGGCTCGGCGATGAAGATGAATTATTGGCGCGCAGCCCGGGGGTCATGCTCGGGTATTGGCACAGGCCGGAAGACACGCGCGTCCGGATCGATCCGGAGGGGTGGCTGCACACCGGCGATCAAGCGCGCATTGCTGAAGGTCACGTCTTCATTTGCGGACGCCTCAAGGAGATCCTGGTCACATCGAGCGGGGAGAAAGTCCCTCCTGCAGACCTGGAGGCGGCGATCCTTCAGGATGCGCTGATCTCCCAAGCGATGGTAGTGGGCGAAGGGCGTCCCCATCTGGGGGCGATTCTGGTACTGAACCCTGGCGAATGGGAAAAAGTTGCGGTCAGTCTCGGTCTGCACGCGGCGGACCCCGCCGCGCTCGCAAGTTCAGTTGTGAAGAATTACGTGATTAACAGGATTAAGGCGGCCGTTCGCGGGTTTCCCAAATACGCGCGCGTTCGCGCGGTTTACCTGACCCTGGAACCCTGGTCGGTGGAAAATGGACTGCTGACACCGACATTGAAGCTGAAGCGTCCGGAAGTTAAAAAGCGCTTCGCGGATGAGATCACCAGGCTATATGGCGAGCAGGCGGCTCAGTAA
- a CDS encoding calcium-binding protein, with the protein MTKIYGTKNFDVITPGSSSLGVSGVPSKLVTGSADTIYGLGGNDKINGGAGADTMYGGAGHDSYYVGTMLDKVIENARQGTDSVYSSVNTANKWLPRNVENLTLTGTAFFGGGNDLDNVITGNASANTLHGYGGNDRLSGANGNDNLYGGSGHDTLDGGAGADAMYGGAGNDNYRVDKLTDKVIEYSGQGIDGIYSSVSTSYKWLPRNVENLSLSGAAKRGDGNDLNNTITGDVLDNSLYGYGGSDKLYGGSGNDVLSGGAGRDTLVGGPGNDVLDAGAGLNTLYGDAGKDRFDFTSAERNETSLRTIIKDLKIDDDRIGLAAQDGEAFSEGLSWAKEGVVGSTLKPDWYFEGSTGDDGEDPSGIYLSFRGAAPSSATIADLWYNPTFAIAGDSSWFATVEFAADAKIIGLSADDFVLI; encoded by the coding sequence ATGACAAAAATCTATGGAACAAAAAATTTCGATGTGATCACTCCTGGCTCCAGCTCTCTGGGCGTCAGTGGAGTTCCAAGCAAGCTCGTTACGGGTTCCGCCGACACCATCTATGGCCTGGGCGGAAACGACAAGATAAACGGTGGGGCAGGTGCGGACACGATGTATGGCGGGGCAGGCCACGACAGTTACTATGTCGGCACGATGTTGGACAAGGTCATCGAAAATGCCCGTCAAGGCACTGACAGTGTATACAGCTCAGTCAATACTGCTAATAAATGGCTGCCCCGCAATGTCGAAAATCTGACGCTCACCGGCACCGCGTTTTTCGGGGGCGGCAACGATCTCGATAATGTGATTACCGGCAATGCGTCCGCCAATACGCTACATGGTTATGGCGGCAATGACCGCCTTAGCGGGGCCAATGGCAACGATAATCTGTATGGCGGCAGCGGTCACGACACGCTCGACGGCGGCGCGGGTGCGGATGCTATGTACGGCGGCGCAGGTAACGATAATTACCGGGTGGACAAACTGACCGACAAGGTTATCGAATACTCCGGGCAAGGAATTGACGGTATTTATAGCTCTGTCAGCACCAGTTATAAATGGCTGCCCCGCAATGTGGAGAATCTTTCGCTTTCCGGCGCCGCCAAGCGAGGGGACGGCAACGATCTCAACAACACGATTACCGGCGATGTTCTCGACAACTCGCTTTATGGCTACGGAGGAAGCGACAAATTATACGGCGGCAGTGGAAATGACGTGCTAAGCGGAGGCGCAGGCAGGGACACCCTGGTAGGGGGGCCGGGCAACGATGTGCTCGATGCGGGGGCGGGTTTGAACACCCTGTACGGAGATGCAGGCAAGGACCGGTTCGACTTCACGAGTGCAGAGCGGAATGAGACGTCCCTTCGCACAATCATCAAGGACCTGAAGATCGATGACGACCGCATCGGTTTGGCAGCGCAGGATGGCGAGGCATTCTCCGAAGGGCTGAGCTGGGCGAAGGAAGGCGTTGTCGGCAGCACGCTCAAGCCCGATTGGTACTTCGAAGGGAGTACCGGCGATGACGGGGAGGACCCGAGCGGAATTTATCTGAGTTTTCGCGGCGCCGCCCCGTCCAGCGCGACCATCGCCGACCTGTGGTACAACCCTACCTTCGCGATCGCGGGGGACAGCAGCTGGTTTGCAACCGTAGAGTTCGCTGCCGATGCAAAAATAATCGGGCTGTCGGCGGACGACTTCGTGCTGATCTGA
- a CDS encoding tyrosinase family protein, which translates to MIRRNFLTDADAAQRYIDGVRRLKDPAQSPWPGQDGLSVYDSFVFWHHQTMMLMTPPNQSDRNAAHSGPSFLPWHRYFLVTFEGLLRRAVNDDEFRIPYWDWSADAELDEPVTSSVWNNANLGQFAGSDWRVRLEMNLRTGDLRRADRSLQRSLGSTGRLPRREDVRAVVREQPAYDSRPFNSSSDGMRNLVEGWIGSARIHNNVHVWIGGDMSLSSSPNDPIFFLHHCNVDRIWAAWQERHPDSPYLPDMTSPETLQFHRVDDALYSIFNDTVTPRQMVDYKRYYEYDTLADLADVET; encoded by the coding sequence ATGATCCGCCGCAATTTTCTAACCGACGCCGATGCCGCCCAGCGCTACATCGACGGGGTAAGGCGGCTTAAAGACCCTGCTCAGTCGCCATGGCCGGGCCAGGATGGATTGTCGGTTTACGACTCTTTTGTCTTCTGGCACCACCAGACGATGATGTTGATGACCCCCCCGAACCAAAGCGACCGCAATGCCGCGCACTCCGGTCCGTCATTCCTTCCATGGCACCGCTACTTTCTTGTCACTTTTGAAGGCTTGCTCAGGCGGGCGGTAAACGACGACGAGTTCAGAATTCCGTACTGGGACTGGAGCGCCGATGCGGAATTGGATGAACCAGTCACATCTTCCGTGTGGAATAACGCGAACCTCGGCCAATTCGCCGGTAGCGACTGGCGCGTGCGGCTGGAAATGAATCTGAGGACCGGGGATCTCCGGCGCGCCGACCGCTCGCTGCAACGTTCTCTCGGCAGCACGGGAAGGCTACCACGCCGCGAGGACGTTCGTGCCGTTGTCCGCGAGCAGCCCGCTTACGACTCTCGGCCATTTAATTCATCCTCCGACGGCATGCGTAACCTGGTTGAAGGCTGGATCGGAAGCGCTCGCATTCACAACAATGTGCACGTATGGATTGGCGGCGACATGTCGTTATCATCGTCGCCCAACGACCCGATATTCTTCCTGCATCACTGTAACGTGGACCGCATCTGGGCAGCGTGGCAGGAAAGGCACCCGGATTCCCCCTACCTGCCGGATATGACCTCCCCGGAGACGCTGCAGTTTCACCGTGTCGACGATGCGCTTTACAGTATCTTCAACGATACGGTCACGCCACGGCAAATGGTCGATTACAAGCGTTACTACGAATACGACACGCTTGCCGACCTGGCGGACGTGGAAACGTAA